From Streptomyces griseorubiginosus, one genomic window encodes:
- a CDS encoding sensor histidine kinase, whose product MDGVRGVRGGDSPWRGRNGPPWWQRFGGERPGSRWPWPSTLLLTLFVLAGSNYAAHQQVGERAELDPFARALLVIGSGLLLWRHRRPVFVVFGTALAALLYLGAGYPYGPVFLTVALACFSAVVAGHRKAAWTALGMLWAGHVLVAHWLYQWLPPDEDSAAPWGQEGVIAAWVVAIVAVSELVRTRREQWARERAERARAARRRADEERLRIARELHDVLAHSISVINVQAGVGLALLDSDPEQARTALTTIKAASKEALGEVRQVLDTLRTPGDAPRTPAPGLDRLPELTSQAADAGLTVEVEGTAPPLPPGADLAAFRIVQEALTNVVRHSGSRHARVRLDHDKDALRLRIDDDGPATGADAGGSGNGLAGMRERAAALGGTIEAGPRPDGGFRVLAVLPLGVKAKEDDR is encoded by the coding sequence ATGGACGGTGTGCGGGGCGTGCGCGGAGGCGATTCGCCATGGCGGGGGCGGAACGGGCCGCCGTGGTGGCAGCGGTTCGGCGGTGAGCGGCCGGGGAGCCGGTGGCCGTGGCCGTCCACCCTGCTGCTGACCCTCTTCGTGCTCGCGGGCTCGAACTACGCGGCCCACCAGCAGGTCGGGGAGCGCGCCGAACTCGATCCGTTCGCGCGGGCCCTGCTGGTGATCGGCTCGGGGTTGCTGCTGTGGCGGCATCGGCGGCCGGTGTTCGTCGTGTTCGGGACCGCGCTCGCCGCCCTGCTGTACCTGGGCGCCGGGTATCCGTACGGGCCGGTCTTCCTCACCGTCGCCCTCGCCTGCTTCAGCGCCGTCGTGGCCGGGCACCGCAAGGCCGCCTGGACCGCCCTCGGGATGCTCTGGGCCGGGCACGTGCTGGTCGCCCACTGGCTGTACCAGTGGCTGCCGCCGGACGAGGACTCCGCCGCCCCCTGGGGGCAGGAGGGTGTGATCGCGGCCTGGGTGGTCGCGATCGTCGCCGTGTCGGAGCTGGTCCGCACCCGGCGCGAACAGTGGGCCCGGGAACGCGCCGAACGCGCCCGCGCAGCCCGGCGCCGCGCCGACGAGGAACGGCTGCGGATCGCCCGCGAACTCCACGACGTCCTCGCGCACAGCATCTCCGTCATCAACGTCCAGGCCGGTGTCGGCCTCGCCCTCCTCGACTCCGACCCCGAACAGGCCCGCACCGCGCTCACCACCATCAAGGCGGCCAGCAAGGAGGCGCTCGGCGAGGTCCGCCAGGTCCTCGACACCCTGCGCACCCCGGGCGACGCCCCCCGTACCCCGGCCCCGGGACTCGACCGGCTCCCCGAGCTGACGTCCCAGGCCGCGGACGCGGGCCTCACCGTCGAGGTGGAGGGCACGGCGCCGCCCCTGCCACCCGGCGCGGACCTCGCCGCCTTCCGGATCGTCCAGGAGGCGCTCACCAATGTCGTACGGCACTCCGGATCGCGGCACGCGCGCGTGCGGCTCGACCACGACAAGGACGCGCTACGGCTCCGTATCGACGACGACGGACCCGCGACCGGCGCCGACGCGGGCGGCAGCGGCAACGGTCTGGCCGGAATGCGGGAGCGGGCCGCGGCCCTCGGTGGCACGATCGAGGCGGGCCCGCGTCCCGACGGAGGGTTCCGGGTGCTCGCCGTACTGCCGCTCGGGGTGAAGGCCAAGGAGGACGACCGGTGA
- a CDS encoding response regulator, whose translation MIRVLLADDQSLVRAGFRALLDAQPDIEVAGEASDGEEAVRKVRELRPDIVLMDIRMPLLDGLAATRRITEDTALGEVKVVMLTTFELDEYVFEAIRSGASGFLVKDTEPEELLRAVRAVVDGDALLSPGVTRRLIAEFAARSKEPAAEGALAELTEREREVMALVGIGLSNEEIARRLVVSPLTAKTHVSRTMVKLGARDRAQLVVLAYESGLVRPGWLG comes from the coding sequence GTGATCCGCGTACTGCTCGCCGACGACCAGTCACTCGTACGGGCCGGCTTCCGGGCGCTGCTCGACGCCCAGCCGGACATCGAGGTGGCGGGGGAGGCCTCCGACGGCGAGGAGGCGGTGCGCAAGGTGCGTGAACTGCGGCCGGACATCGTCCTGATGGACATCCGGATGCCGCTGCTGGACGGCCTCGCCGCGACCCGGCGCATCACGGAGGACACCGCTCTCGGTGAGGTGAAGGTGGTCATGCTCACCACCTTCGAACTCGACGAGTACGTCTTCGAGGCGATCCGCTCCGGAGCCTCCGGCTTCCTCGTCAAGGACACCGAGCCGGAGGAACTCCTGCGCGCGGTAAGGGCGGTGGTCGACGGGGACGCGCTGCTCTCCCCGGGCGTGACCCGCCGTCTCATCGCCGAGTTCGCGGCCCGCTCCAAGGAACCCGCCGCCGAGGGCGCCCTCGCCGAACTCACCGAGCGGGAGCGGGAGGTGATGGCCCTGGTCGGCATCGGCCTGTCCAACGAGGAGATCGCCCGGCGCCTCGTCGTCAGTCCGCTCACCGCCAAGACCCACGTCAGCCGCACCATGGTCAAACTCGGCGCCCGCGACCGCGCCCAACTGGTGGTGCTGGCCTACGAGTCGGGGTTGGTGCGGCCGGGCTGGCTGGGCTGA
- a CDS encoding DUF6332 family protein, which translates to METYGGRRNQAERDAMTVEIGYALCSALFAAAILFGAVAGPALLFELPGTVEKLLVRVALTIAPVVFVARVISVLVRFRREGAQPSQPGRTNPDS; encoded by the coding sequence ATGGAGACGTACGGGGGACGCCGGAACCAGGCGGAGCGGGATGCCATGACCGTCGAGATCGGATACGCGCTGTGCAGCGCGCTGTTCGCGGCGGCGATCCTGTTCGGGGCGGTGGCGGGACCGGCGCTGCTGTTCGAACTGCCGGGCACCGTGGAGAAGTTGCTGGTACGGGTTGCCCTCACGATCGCACCCGTGGTCTTCGTCGCCCGGGTGATCAGCGTCCTGGTGCGGTTCCGGCGCGAGGGCGCTCAGCCCAGCCAGCCCGGCCGCACCAACCCCGACTCGTAG
- a CDS encoding MFS transporter, whose amino-acid sequence MTSPLTTPADPSSTVRWTPRLWGTLLVLCAAMFLDALDVSMVGVALPSIGADLDLSTSTLQWIVSGYILGYGGLLLLGGRAADLLGRRQVFLVALGVFAVASLLGGLVDSGPLLIASRFIKGLSAAFTAPAGLSIITTTFPEGPLRNRALSIYTTCAATGFSMGLVLSGLLTEASWRLTMLLPAPIALVALVAGLKLLPRSAREKDHNGYDVPGAVLGTASMLLLVFTVVQAPESGWASARTLLSFLAVAVLLSLFVLVERRSPGPLIRLGVLRSGTQIRAQLGAMAFFGSYVGFQFLVTLYMQSLLGWSALHTALAFLPAGALVAVSSTKVGSIVDRFGTHRLIPAGFALMVVGYALFLGVDLDPVYAAAILPSMLLIGAACALVFPSLNIQATNGVEDHEQGMVSGLLNTSVQVGGAIFLAVVTAVVTAGAPEHATPQAVLDSYRPGLIVVTAIAAAGLLITLTGARTPRRPRQSVVVAKSTVREAERVTVRD is encoded by the coding sequence ATGACCTCTCCGCTCACCACCCCCGCGGACCCGTCCTCCACGGTCCGCTGGACACCCAGGCTCTGGGGCACCCTGCTGGTGCTGTGCGCCGCCATGTTCCTGGACGCGCTGGACGTGTCGATGGTCGGCGTCGCGCTCCCGTCCATCGGTGCCGACCTGGACCTCTCCACCTCGACGCTGCAATGGATCGTCAGCGGCTACATCCTCGGCTACGGCGGTCTCCTGCTCCTGGGCGGCCGGGCCGCCGACCTGCTGGGCCGCCGTCAGGTCTTCCTGGTCGCCCTCGGCGTCTTCGCCGTCGCCTCGCTGCTCGGCGGCCTCGTCGACTCGGGCCCGCTGCTGATCGCCAGCCGCTTCATCAAGGGCCTCAGCGCGGCCTTCACCGCACCCGCGGGCCTGTCCATCATCACCACGACGTTCCCGGAGGGCCCGCTGCGCAACCGCGCGCTCTCCATCTACACCACCTGCGCCGCCACCGGCTTCTCGATGGGCCTGGTGCTCTCCGGCCTGCTCACCGAGGCCAGTTGGCGCCTGACCATGCTGCTGCCGGCGCCCATCGCACTGGTCGCCCTGGTCGCGGGCCTGAAGTTGCTGCCGCGCAGCGCCCGCGAGAAGGACCACAACGGCTACGACGTCCCCGGCGCCGTCCTCGGCACCGCCTCGATGCTGCTGCTGGTCTTCACCGTCGTCCAGGCCCCGGAGTCCGGCTGGGCCTCCGCCCGCACCCTGCTGTCCTTCCTTGCCGTGGCCGTCCTCCTGAGCCTGTTCGTCCTGGTCGAGCGGCGCTCGCCGGGGCCGCTGATCCGGCTCGGTGTGCTGCGCTCCGGCACCCAGATCCGGGCCCAGCTGGGCGCCATGGCCTTCTTCGGCTCGTACGTCGGCTTCCAGTTCCTGGTGACCCTGTACATGCAGTCGCTGCTCGGCTGGTCGGCGCTGCACACCGCGCTCGCCTTCCTGCCCGCGGGCGCGCTGGTGGCGGTGTCCTCCACGAAGGTCGGCTCGATCGTGGACCGGTTCGGCACCCACCGGCTGATCCCGGCGGGCTTCGCACTGATGGTCGTCGGGTACGCGCTGTTCCTGGGCGTCGACCTCGACCCCGTCTACGCGGCCGCGATCCTGCCGTCGATGCTGCTCATCGGCGCCGCCTGCGCGCTGGTCTTCCCCTCGCTCAACATCCAGGCCACCAACGGCGTCGAGGACCACGAGCAGGGCATGGTCTCCGGGCTGCTCAACACCTCGGTCCAGGTCGGCGGCGCCATCTTCCTGGCCGTCGTGACCGCCGTGGTGACCGCCGGCGCCCCCGAGCACGCCACCCCGCAGGCCGTCCTCGACAGCTACCGCCCCGGACTGATCGTGGTCACCGCCATCGCTGCGGCCGGGCTGCTGATCACCCTCACGGGAGCGCGCACCCCGCGTCGGCCGCGGCAGTCCGTCGTGGTCGCCAAGTCCACTGTGCGGGAGGCGGAGCGCGTCACCGTACGCGACTAG
- a CDS encoding MarR family transcriptional regulator, producing the protein MVAKKPEQALAEQWRDILALHARTQCELDRALHRHGLCASDFEVLDVLADGGCAYRVQEISERVHLSQSALSRLIARLEKDGLVERGMCAEDRRGVRVSLTPKGRALHGDALPVQRAVLTRMLQPS; encoded by the coding sequence ATGGTGGCGAAGAAGCCCGAACAGGCGCTGGCGGAGCAGTGGCGGGACATCCTGGCCCTGCACGCGCGCACGCAGTGCGAACTGGACCGCGCGCTGCACCGACACGGCCTGTGCGCAAGTGACTTCGAGGTACTGGACGTGCTGGCCGACGGTGGCTGCGCCTACCGCGTCCAGGAGATCTCCGAACGCGTCCATCTCAGCCAGAGCGCGCTGTCCCGGCTGATCGCCCGCCTGGAGAAGGACGGCCTCGTCGAACGCGGGATGTGCGCGGAGGACCGGCGGGGCGTCCGGGTCTCGCTCACCCCGAAGGGCCGCGCGCTGCACGGCGACGCCCTTCCCGTGCAACGCGCGGTCCTGACAAGGATGTTGCAACCCTCCTAG
- a CDS encoding maleylpyruvate isomerase family mycothiol-dependent enzyme, translating to METAEFIRILEREGQSLASAAEQAGTDAKVPTCPGWQVRDLVRHTGVVHRWATAFVAEGHTAFRPFPDEPDLDGEELLAWFRDGHRRLVDTLDSAAPDVRCWHFLPAPSPLAFWARRQAHETAVHRFDAQAARGGTPDEPGRVFAADGIDELLRGFHARAKSQVRSAEPRVLRVRASDTDGAVWTVRLTAEPPATEYGEEGDADCEVSGPAARLYLTLWNRLPFPRVTGDASVAELWRERSAVD from the coding sequence ATGGAGACAGCCGAGTTCATCCGCATCCTGGAGCGGGAAGGCCAGTCGCTCGCGTCGGCCGCCGAGCAGGCGGGCACCGACGCCAAGGTGCCGACCTGCCCCGGGTGGCAGGTGCGGGATCTGGTCAGGCACACCGGGGTGGTGCACCGCTGGGCGACGGCGTTCGTGGCCGAGGGACACACCGCCTTCCGTCCCTTCCCCGACGAACCCGACCTGGACGGGGAGGAGTTGCTGGCCTGGTTCCGCGACGGCCACCGCCGCCTGGTCGACACGCTCGACTCCGCGGCACCCGATGTGCGCTGCTGGCACTTCCTGCCCGCTCCCTCACCGCTCGCGTTCTGGGCCCGGCGCCAGGCGCACGAGACGGCCGTGCACCGCTTCGACGCCCAGGCGGCGCGCGGCGGCACCCCCGACGAACCCGGACGGGTTTTCGCGGCCGACGGCATCGACGAGCTGCTGCGCGGCTTCCACGCCCGCGCGAAGAGCCAGGTGCGCAGCGCCGAGCCCCGGGTCCTCAGGGTCCGGGCGAGCGACACGGACGGCGCGGTGTGGACCGTACGACTGACCGCGGAGCCGCCCGCGACGGAGTACGGCGAGGAGGGGGACGCCGACTGCGAGGTGTCCGGGCCGGCCGCGCGGCTGTATCTGACGCTGTGGAACCGGCTGCCGTTCCCCCGCGTGACCGGGGACGCCTCGGTCGCCGAGCTGTGGCGGGAGCGGTCCGCCGTGGACTAG
- a CDS encoding LysR family transcriptional regulator has product MRDRNTNGSGESGQSPGAPLDLNLLRTFLTVHRTGSFTAAARLLGLSQPTVTTQIRTLERQLGHELFERRARGVTPAPHADELAARIVRPLDELAAVAGPADSADDAPAEPVHLAGPAELLSRCVLPGLAPLVDAGVRLRITPGLTEPLLGDLRAGRHDLVIATFRPRGRTLTAVPLSDEEFVLVSSPGRAERLATPAHLPAALHGVPLVAYAEDLPIVRRYWRHVFGRRLVRQPEVTMPDLNAVKAAVAGGTGFTVLPRYLCAGELASGALVLLHDPDDPPINTSFLVQRPGTSGNPHVGMVRDHLLAAARDW; this is encoded by the coding sequence ATGAGGGATAGGAACACCAATGGCTCCGGGGAGTCCGGGCAGAGCCCCGGCGCCCCGCTGGACCTGAACCTGCTGCGGACGTTCCTGACCGTCCACCGCACCGGCTCATTCACCGCCGCCGCCCGGCTTCTCGGCCTGTCCCAGCCCACGGTCACCACCCAGATCCGCACCCTGGAACGGCAGTTGGGCCACGAGCTGTTCGAGCGCCGGGCGCGGGGCGTGACCCCGGCGCCGCACGCGGACGAGCTCGCCGCCCGGATCGTGCGGCCCCTGGACGAGCTGGCCGCGGTCGCCGGGCCCGCCGACAGCGCGGACGACGCCCCGGCCGAGCCGGTGCACCTGGCCGGCCCGGCCGAGCTGCTGTCGCGCTGCGTGCTGCCGGGCCTCGCTCCCCTGGTGGACGCGGGGGTACGGCTGCGCATCACGCCGGGCCTGACCGAACCCCTCCTGGGGGATCTGCGGGCGGGCCGCCACGACCTGGTGATCGCCACCTTCCGGCCCCGCGGCCGCACCCTGACGGCCGTGCCCCTGAGCGACGAGGAGTTCGTGCTGGTCAGCTCGCCGGGCCGGGCCGAACGGCTGGCTACGCCGGCTCACCTCCCAGCCGCCCTGCACGGCGTCCCCCTGGTCGCCTACGCCGAGGATCTGCCCATCGTGCGCCGCTACTGGCGGCACGTCTTCGGCAGGCGCCTGGTGCGGCAGCCCGAGGTGACCATGCCCGACCTGAACGCGGTCAAGGCGGCGGTCGCCGGCGGCACCGGATTCACCGTGCTCCCCCGCTACCTGTGCGCCGGGGAACTGGCGTCGGGGGCGCTGGTCCTGCTCCACGACCCGGACGACCCGCCCATCAACACGAGCTTCCTGGTCCAGCGGCCCGGTACCTCCGGCAACCCGCACGTGGGCATGGTCCGCGACCACCTGCTGGCGGCGGCCCGCGACTGGTAG
- a CDS encoding type 1 glutamine amidotransferase domain-containing protein, producing MSKILFVMTGADHWTLADGTRHPTGFWAEEAVAPYEAFKAAGHEIVVATPGGVVPTVDKGSLAAEVNGGQENADRIAGVLASAAELQRPLRLEDVRLDDYAAVFYPGGHGPMEDLAVDAVSGRLLTAALESGRPLGVVCHAPAALLAATREDGSNVFAGRRVAAFTNAEETQAGLADKAKWLLQDRLTEAGVLVDEAEPWAPHVIVDDNLVTGQNPASSAPLAAELLKKLG from the coding sequence ATGTCGAAGATCCTTTTTGTGATGACCGGCGCCGACCACTGGACCCTGGCCGACGGTACCCGGCACCCCACCGGCTTCTGGGCCGAGGAGGCCGTCGCCCCGTACGAGGCCTTCAAGGCCGCCGGCCACGAGATCGTGGTGGCCACCCCGGGCGGCGTCGTGCCGACCGTGGACAAGGGCAGCCTCGCCGCCGAGGTCAACGGCGGGCAGGAGAACGCCGACCGTATCGCCGGGGTGCTCGCCTCGGCCGCCGAACTCCAGCGGCCCCTGCGGCTGGAGGACGTGCGGCTCGACGACTACGCGGCCGTCTTCTACCCCGGCGGCCACGGCCCGATGGAGGACCTCGCCGTCGACGCGGTCTCGGGCCGGCTGCTCACCGCCGCCCTGGAGAGCGGCAGGCCGCTGGGCGTCGTCTGCCACGCTCCCGCCGCGCTGCTCGCCGCGACCAGGGAGGACGGCTCCAACGTGTTCGCCGGGCGCCGGGTGGCGGCCTTCACCAACGCCGAGGAGACCCAGGCGGGCCTCGCCGACAAGGCCAAGTGGCTGCTCCAGGACCGGCTCACCGAGGCGGGCGTGCTGGTCGACGAGGCCGAGCCGTGGGCTCCGCATGTGATCGTCGACGACAACCTGGTGACGGGACAGAACCCGGCGTCCTCGGCACCACTGGCGGCGGAACTGCTGAAGAAGCTGGGCTGA
- a CDS encoding TetR/AcrR family transcriptional regulator, with translation MDGKGATRTPCTPRARRRGRLTPEREAELYTSVLDLLREVGYDALTMEAVATRTRCSKATLYRQWTGKPQLVAHALRHEKPVALAGIDTGSLRGDFAAVVDQLTEPRMERDTALLRGLLPAAHAHPDLREALRELLIDPELTSLDRMLGHAVERGEVAADSPALPFVPHTLVGLLIARQLAEDRPADPAFVRDYIDAVVLPALDV, from the coding sequence ATGGACGGCAAAGGAGCCACCCGAACCCCGTGCACCCCCCGCGCCCGCCGACGCGGCAGACTGACGCCCGAGCGGGAGGCGGAGCTGTACACGAGCGTCCTCGACCTGCTGCGGGAGGTCGGCTACGACGCTCTCACCATGGAGGCCGTGGCCACCCGCACCCGGTGCAGCAAGGCCACCCTCTACCGCCAGTGGACGGGCAAGCCGCAACTGGTCGCCCATGCGCTGCGCCACGAGAAGCCCGTCGCCCTCGCCGGGATCGACACCGGTTCGCTGCGCGGCGACTTCGCGGCGGTGGTGGACCAGTTGACCGAGCCGCGGATGGAGCGGGACACCGCGCTGCTCCGCGGGCTCCTGCCGGCCGCCCACGCCCACCCCGACCTTCGCGAGGCGTTGCGAGAGCTGCTCATCGACCCTGAACTCACCAGCCTCGACCGGATGTTGGGCCACGCCGTCGAGCGGGGCGAGGTCGCCGCGGACAGCCCCGCCCTGCCCTTCGTCCCACACACCCTCGTCGGCCTGCTGATCGCCCGCCAACTGGCGGAGGACAGACCGGCCGACCCCGCCTTCGTCCGGGACTACATCGACGCGGTGGTCCTGCCCGCGCTCGACGTCTGA
- a CDS encoding helix-turn-helix transcriptional regulator, with protein sequence MTAVPVPAAGERPVGREAELALLARAAERLVDGRGSIVEITGEPGIGKTRLALTLMELAARRGVPVVRAHAIRGNTVPFQVLRDAWETRRGPGAEPFDAGRDRIAEWAGGCVLVLDDLHWCDPDSAAVLARLVRSVVPGPLLLTLVHRPGQTAPGLREALEDGVRTGTVTRLEPGPLDRESVATLLAGWRVPLPSEAAAWGEAGASGSLLAAGSSTSRVGIDASTRLAASALTELSPDVSAGLAFDALVDRPLDASVSLTLGASADLALDDASAGMSLDASASLVRDASAGMPLDVSADLPRGASADLPPGASADPAPDTSAHLPTDASASLPAHPSAGPPPHLSASPESDVPARLGGSLSAHPGGGLPRRLERGAPAIPPSQEFVARLCAAADGNPRYLRLLVAADWRPEHWPDRAGTDPAGLLREAKALVAELDALTEGAAVTASAAAVVGSPFRPEDVAQVSGLGLDSTLDALAELERADLVRSAGWTGGLTFRHPVVGHVAHERAGVSFRLRAHRRALELSAGRAGRAHERARHAEHLLGVDAALAVRALAEGAAEVVVREPATAARWLRSALEALPTAAATSSGAPATTTRPHPASTLPTTPTPPTPDTTPTPTRTELELAYCRALIASGQWHEARARVHELLGNPQAALDARQALQAHAVCANAERQLGRYAEAAAIAGAGLGAVPRPLPDPLSAEAVELIIEYGLVHVLRGTHDQARDLLREALRTPAETADADLVVLRVLNALCATHAGDLAEAADEVTRCARLVDALPDPLAGRTPETLALLGSAELYLERFADAGRHLGRGLAAESRPQRPILLHRLLGLAAAELWTGRLDESQRHARQVEALARALGAQPAVTLAQAIRATALVWARGRSYADEAVALVEEAAGAGPTGHSWWTASATGLLAQARLLAGDAAGCRRTILDGGGGRRLPLVRPFSRPLLLSLLTTATLDCGDHEEARRLVGTAEAEAGRLGLPVQEAYAQCARARIHMADGEHDAAAKLLELAAESFRSTDMPVQYAWTLAMGVRSVHESRGEATALAHLDAAEAIARAHAAGLVRERVADLRAELSADGRTTHPVRLLSDREREIAELAASGLRTRQIAERLFLSPRTVETHLSRIYRKLDVSSRLALSDVLRSAP encoded by the coding sequence ATGACCGCGGTGCCGGTACCGGCTGCCGGAGAGCGGCCCGTCGGGCGGGAGGCCGAACTCGCCCTGCTCGCGCGCGCCGCGGAGCGGCTGGTGGACGGCCGGGGCTCGATCGTGGAGATCACCGGCGAGCCGGGCATCGGCAAGACCCGGCTGGCCCTGACGCTCATGGAACTCGCCGCCCGGCGGGGCGTCCCGGTCGTCCGGGCGCACGCGATCCGCGGGAACACCGTGCCGTTCCAGGTCCTCAGGGACGCCTGGGAGACACGGCGAGGGCCTGGCGCGGAGCCGTTCGACGCGGGCCGGGACCGGATCGCCGAGTGGGCCGGCGGCTGCGTCCTGGTGCTGGACGACCTCCACTGGTGCGACCCCGACTCGGCCGCGGTGCTCGCCCGCCTGGTGCGTTCCGTCGTACCCGGCCCGCTCCTGCTCACCCTGGTCCACCGGCCCGGTCAGACGGCACCCGGCCTGCGGGAAGCGCTGGAGGACGGCGTACGGACCGGCACGGTCACCCGCCTCGAACCGGGGCCGCTCGACCGGGAGTCCGTGGCGACGCTGCTGGCGGGGTGGCGTGTGCCGTTGCCTTCGGAGGCGGCGGCGTGGGGGGAGGCGGGTGCGTCGGGGAGTCTCCTGGCCGCGGGCTCGTCGACGTCGCGAGTGGGGATCGACGCGTCGACGCGCCTCGCAGCAAGCGCGTTGACGGAGCTGTCCCCGGATGTGTCGGCGGGTCTGGCCTTCGATGCGTTGGTGGACCGGCCTCTGGATGCGTCGGTGAGCCTGACCCTGGGCGCGTCGGCGGACCTTGCCCTCGACGACGCGTCAGCAGGCATGTCCCTAGACGCGTCGGCGAGCCTGGTCCGGGACGCGTCAGCAGGCATGCCCCTTGATGTGTCGGCGGACCTGCCCCGCGGCGCGTCCGCGGACCTGCCTCCCGGCGCGTCGGCGGACCCAGCCCCGGACACGTCAGCGCACCTGCCCACGGACGCGTCGGCGAGTCTGCCCGCACACCCATCCGCTGGGCCGCCTCCGCACCTTTCCGCCAGCCCTGAATCGGACGTGCCGGCGCGCCTTGGCGGCAGTCTGTCGGCGCACCCCGGGGGCGGACTCCCGAGGCGCCTCGAAAGGGGCGCGCCCGCGATCCCCCCGTCGCAGGAATTCGTCGCCCGCCTCTGCGCCGCGGCCGACGGCAATCCCCGCTATCTCCGCCTGCTGGTCGCCGCCGACTGGCGGCCCGAGCACTGGCCCGACCGAGCCGGTACCGACCCCGCCGGGCTGCTGCGCGAGGCGAAGGCGCTGGTCGCGGAGCTGGACGCGCTCACGGAGGGGGCGGCGGTCACGGCGTCGGCGGCCGCCGTGGTCGGCAGCCCGTTCCGGCCCGAGGACGTCGCCCAGGTCTCCGGTCTGGGCCTGGACAGCACCCTCGACGCGCTCGCCGAACTGGAGCGGGCGGATCTGGTGCGTTCGGCCGGCTGGACGGGCGGGCTCACCTTCCGCCATCCCGTCGTCGGCCATGTCGCGCACGAGCGGGCCGGGGTGTCCTTCCGGCTGCGCGCGCACCGCCGTGCACTGGAGCTGAGCGCCGGCCGCGCGGGCCGCGCCCACGAACGGGCGCGCCACGCCGAGCACTTGCTGGGCGTGGACGCGGCTCTCGCCGTACGCGCGCTGGCCGAGGGGGCCGCGGAGGTCGTCGTACGAGAACCGGCGACGGCAGCGCGCTGGCTGCGGTCGGCACTGGAGGCCCTGCCGACGGCGGCCGCCACCTCTTCCGGAGCCCCCGCCACGACGACCCGGCCCCACCCAGCCTCCACGCTCCCCACAACACCCACGCCCCCCACACCGGACACCACCCCCACCCCCACCCGTACCGAACTGGAACTCGCCTACTGCCGCGCACTGATCGCCTCCGGCCAGTGGCACGAGGCACGCGCGCGTGTGCATGAGTTGCTCGGCAACCCGCAAGCCGCGCTCGACGCGCGGCAGGCGCTCCAGGCGCACGCCGTGTGTGCGAACGCCGAGCGGCAGCTCGGCCGGTACGCGGAGGCCGCCGCCATCGCCGGTGCCGGTCTCGGCGCGGTGCCCCGGCCGCTGCCCGATCCGCTGTCGGCCGAGGCCGTCGAGCTGATCATCGAGTACGGCCTGGTCCACGTCCTGCGCGGAACGCACGACCAGGCCCGCGACCTGCTCCGGGAAGCCCTGCGCACCCCGGCCGAGACGGCGGACGCGGACCTCGTCGTGCTGCGGGTCCTCAACGCCCTGTGCGCCACGCACGCGGGTGACCTCGCCGAGGCCGCCGACGAGGTCACCCGGTGCGCCCGGCTCGTCGACGCGCTGCCCGACCCGCTCGCCGGCCGGACGCCGGAGACCCTCGCCCTGCTCGGCAGCGCGGAGCTCTATCTGGAACGGTTCGCGGACGCGGGCCGCCATCTGGGCCGGGGACTCGCGGCGGAGTCACGTCCGCAGCGGCCCATCCTGCTGCACCGGCTGCTCGGGCTCGCCGCGGCCGAGCTGTGGACCGGCCGGCTGGACGAGTCCCAGCGGCACGCCCGGCAGGTCGAGGCGCTCGCGCGGGCGCTGGGTGCGCAGCCCGCGGTCACCCTGGCCCAGGCGATCCGCGCGACGGCACTGGTGTGGGCCCGCGGCCGGTCGTACGCCGACGAGGCCGTCGCGCTCGTGGAGGAGGCGGCCGGCGCCGGACCGACCGGGCACTCCTGGTGGACCGCCTCGGCGACGGGTCTGCTGGCCCAGGCGCGGCTGCTCGCGGGGGACGCCGCCGGATGCCGGCGGACCATCCTCGACGGCGGGGGCGGCAGGCGGCTGCCGCTGGTGCGGCCGTTCTCCCGGCCCCTGCTGCTCTCCCTGCTGACGACCGCCACACTGGACTGCGGTGACCACGAGGAGGCGCGGCGCCTGGTCGGCACCGCGGAGGCGGAGGCGGGGCGGCTGGGGCTGCCGGTCCAGGAGGCGTACGCGCAGTGCGCCCGGGCCAGGATCCACATGGCCGACGGCGAGCACGACGCGGCGGCCAAGCTCCTGGAACTGGCCGCGGAGTCCTTCCGGTCCACCGACATGCCCGTGCAGTACGCCTGGACGCTGGCCATGGGCGTCCGGTCCGTGCACGAGTCCCGGGGGGAGGCGACGGCACTCGCCCACCTCGACGCGGCCGAGGCGATCGCACGGGCGCACGCGGCGGGGCTCGTCCGGGAAAGGGTGGCCGACCTGCGGGCCGAGCTGTCGGCGGACGGCCGTACCACACACCCGGTCCGCCTGCTCAGCGACCGAGAACGGGAGATAGCCGAACTCGCGGCGTCGGGTCTGCGCACGCGGCAGATCGCCGAACGCCTCTTCCTGAGCCCCCGCACGGTGGAGACCCACCTGTCCCGCATCTACCGCAAACTCGACGTGTCCTCCCGGCTGGCCCTCTCCGACGTCCTGCGCTCCGCGCCCTAG